A genomic region of Catalinimonas niigatensis contains the following coding sequences:
- a CDS encoding RecQ family ATP-dependent DNA helicase, whose protein sequence is MKGVAFFDLEVTPKPKEKIDEIGIYFQDRTYNIRAISGLEELVQQADYFCGHNIFKHDIPCLERAGISASFLHSKFIDTLFLSALFFPSKPYHKLVKDYRLDKKHLNNPVEDSKLARDLLVDCLAAFHNLPIEQRDILFELLQQEREFKSFFQLLNYPMGRMKNPEEISQDILTYFKGCICEHADLHSLISFQAVPLAYALALIKAPDTGSVIPPWLLNTYPQLTNVLHQLRASACHKPDCSYCQENLSSLSGLKRYFKYSEFRKFTKEETVPLQQQVVDAALNDESLLAIFPTGGGKSLTFQLPALMKGEASRGLTVVISPLQALMKDQVDVLQKRHDIHASVAINGLLSPLERADAIERVREGGVSLLYISPESLRSNTIMTLLKGRHVERFVIDEAHCFSSWGQDFRVDYLYIGRFIKELAQIKHLEHPIPVSCFTATAKPEVVQDIQQYFLEQNGITLQLYQTTATRTNLSYFASKTEGRERKLNHLLNLLSQTDEPCIVYVSRTKTAEDVAEALRKSGIRAQAFHGKMDSDKKIEIQNSFTSSEANIQVIVATSAFGMGVDKDNVKMVVHYDISDSLENYLQEAGRAGRKEDIQANCHLLFDENDLNEHFALLNQTKLSQKEVGQIWKGIKAFKNKSFTKSALEIAKKAGWDEDIRQLETQVRSAIAALEDAGYVRREQNCPKLFAKSILVRNVEAANKIIRENPNRFPGEEEQHAVRIFQYLISRDETKVDYLADDLGIRQENVHRILTHFKDLSILDGTYELTALINPVRSQNNSLQCFQRSMEIEKSLLNALLPSDNSPATIKIYLRDVNERLISQECESSTIEIIRNLLNYWQHQHFIEKERIDAHSLLYKIKFKEDRSVLMQKVHERHQLATYVIKWLCRQNEAQIKQQQKRTEEAFKFCLVKMKHAIEHEHIFIPKVELPEYEASLLYLHLIEAIKLEGGLFVLYNPMKIIKLEQNPLKQYTRQDYAKLEKHYEKKVEQIHIMGEYARKQLSNYLEAVQFVDDYFRLPYGDFIEKYFRDQKGKLKRPITEEKYTQIYDQLDLEQSEVVRDKESDHILVGAGPGSGKTRVLVHKVAALVMMEDIKPEQFLMLTFSRPAAMEFKERLHKLIGKTAYHIDIYTYHGLAFRLLGRLGDLKKSKEIIKQATEALQHRDVNLISPDLVMRKSVIVVDEYQDISQQEYDFLQTLIELAGEVRVIVVGDDDQNIYEFRGSSVEYMRSFIKDRKAKDYFLGKNYRAAHNLVDFSNQFLELFSAERLKAGKLLMAKREELGQIQIKMYQATSDLVIPLAEDLAEKKLNGKIAVLTRTNHEAVLIENQLRRMDIPVQLMGNQEGFSLRQILELRSFSEYLRQRHHLEQGYISEQLWQECRQLLKGSYVSSTNLELVLTIIDNFGREVGKRKFWSDWLAYLQEIKIEDFVAPDQERVLVSTMHKAKGKEFDHVFLLLNDYVLSDEASKRVIYVAITRAKASLFVHTKQDIFSHISTSQLERIQVNQIYSASKELYLETAMDDVWLGYFKNSYITDRIKALQAGTSLQIPEDPLSGLANCQGKQVVKFSQKFIARLENYLAKGYKLVQAEVVYIIVWYCEEDGKEYRVLLPRLSLSKVVSERVSAI, encoded by the coding sequence ATGAAAGGGGTAGCCTTTTTTGACCTTGAAGTAACACCAAAACCCAAAGAAAAGATTGATGAAATAGGCATCTATTTTCAAGATAGAACCTATAATATCCGGGCTATCTCTGGCTTAGAGGAGTTAGTACAGCAAGCTGACTATTTCTGTGGACACAATATTTTCAAACATGATATTCCCTGCCTGGAAAGAGCGGGCATCTCTGCATCATTTCTGCATTCTAAGTTCATAGACACGCTCTTTCTTTCTGCACTTTTTTTTCCTTCCAAGCCTTATCATAAGCTGGTCAAAGATTATCGCCTTGATAAAAAGCATCTGAATAACCCTGTTGAAGATTCCAAACTAGCTCGTGATCTGTTGGTAGATTGTCTGGCTGCCTTTCACAATTTACCTATTGAGCAAAGAGACATCCTTTTTGAGTTGTTGCAGCAGGAGAGAGAATTCAAGTCTTTCTTCCAGTTACTAAACTATCCTATGGGCAGGATGAAGAATCCTGAAGAAATCAGCCAAGATATACTAACTTATTTCAAAGGATGCATATGTGAGCACGCTGATCTCCACAGCTTAATCTCTTTCCAGGCAGTGCCGTTGGCCTATGCTTTAGCACTGATCAAAGCTCCAGATACAGGCTCAGTGATACCGCCCTGGCTACTGAATACTTATCCGCAGCTTACCAACGTACTGCACCAACTAAGAGCAAGTGCCTGTCATAAACCTGATTGCAGCTATTGTCAAGAAAACTTGTCTTCCCTTTCAGGACTAAAACGATATTTCAAATATTCAGAGTTTAGAAAATTCACCAAGGAAGAAACGGTTCCTCTGCAACAGCAGGTAGTAGATGCTGCCCTCAATGATGAGTCGCTACTGGCCATCTTTCCTACCGGCGGTGGTAAATCACTTACCTTTCAGCTGCCTGCACTGATGAAAGGAGAAGCCAGCCGTGGACTCACAGTAGTCATCTCTCCCTTACAGGCCTTGATGAAAGATCAGGTAGATGTACTGCAAAAGCGCCATGATATACATGCTTCAGTGGCCATTAATGGATTGCTTTCTCCGCTTGAGCGTGCTGATGCGATTGAAAGAGTTAGAGAAGGAGGGGTGAGCTTGCTTTATATATCACCGGAGTCTCTTCGTTCCAATACCATTATGACATTGCTAAAAGGAAGACATGTTGAGCGCTTCGTTATTGATGAGGCCCACTGCTTTTCTTCCTGGGGACAGGACTTTAGGGTGGATTATCTCTACATTGGTAGGTTTATCAAGGAGTTGGCTCAAATTAAACATTTGGAACACCCTATTCCGGTGTCCTGCTTTACGGCTACTGCCAAACCAGAAGTGGTTCAGGACATTCAGCAGTATTTCCTGGAGCAGAATGGCATTACCCTACAACTTTACCAAACTACTGCTACCCGTACCAACCTAAGCTACTTTGCTAGCAAGACGGAAGGCAGGGAGCGTAAACTCAACCATCTTCTTAACCTGCTTTCCCAGACAGATGAACCCTGCATTGTGTACGTAAGCCGTACCAAAACAGCAGAAGATGTGGCTGAAGCTTTGCGAAAATCAGGTATTCGGGCACAAGCCTTTCATGGTAAGATGGACTCGGACAAAAAGATTGAGATCCAGAATAGCTTTACCAGTTCAGAGGCCAATATACAGGTCATTGTAGCTACGTCAGCTTTCGGGATGGGCGTGGACAAAGATAATGTGAAAATGGTGGTTCATTATGATATTTCTGATTCACTGGAGAACTACCTACAGGAAGCCGGTAGGGCAGGAAGAAAAGAAGATATTCAAGCCAACTGTCATTTACTCTTTGACGAAAATGACCTCAATGAGCATTTTGCCCTGTTGAATCAAACCAAACTTTCTCAGAAAGAAGTTGGTCAGATATGGAAAGGTATTAAAGCTTTTAAGAACAAGTCTTTTACTAAATCAGCCCTTGAGATTGCCAAAAAGGCAGGCTGGGATGAAGATATCCGGCAATTGGAAACCCAGGTCAGATCTGCTATTGCAGCCCTGGAAGATGCAGGCTATGTAAGAAGGGAGCAAAATTGCCCTAAATTATTTGCGAAAAGCATCTTGGTGCGAAATGTAGAGGCTGCTAACAAGATCATCAGGGAAAATCCGAACAGGTTTCCTGGGGAAGAAGAGCAGCATGCTGTCAGAATCTTTCAGTACCTCATTTCCCGGGATGAGACAAAAGTAGATTATCTGGCGGATGATTTGGGAATCAGGCAGGAAAATGTGCATCGTATTCTTACCCACTTCAAAGATCTCAGTATACTGGATGGCACTTACGAGCTTACTGCTTTGATCAACCCGGTGAGAAGCCAGAATAATTCGCTGCAATGCTTTCAAAGATCAATGGAAATAGAAAAATCCCTGCTGAATGCACTACTTCCTTCTGATAACAGTCCTGCTACGATCAAAATATACTTAAGAGATGTCAACGAAAGACTCATCAGCCAGGAATGTGAAAGTAGTACTATTGAAATCATTCGCAACTTGCTGAATTACTGGCAGCACCAGCATTTCATTGAAAAAGAACGTATAGATGCCCATAGCCTGCTCTATAAAATTAAGTTTAAAGAGGATCGGAGTGTTCTCATGCAGAAAGTGCATGAGCGTCATCAACTTGCTACTTACGTTATTAAGTGGTTATGCAGGCAGAATGAAGCTCAGATTAAGCAACAGCAGAAAAGAACGGAAGAAGCCTTTAAATTTTGCTTAGTGAAGATGAAGCATGCGATAGAACATGAGCATATTTTTATCCCTAAAGTTGAACTGCCCGAATATGAAGCAAGCCTGCTTTATCTGCATCTCATTGAAGCTATCAAGCTAGAGGGAGGGCTTTTTGTCCTCTACAATCCCATGAAAATTATCAAACTAGAGCAGAATCCACTCAAGCAGTATACCAGGCAAGACTATGCCAAGCTGGAAAAGCATTATGAAAAGAAGGTGGAGCAGATTCATATCATGGGAGAATATGCCAGAAAACAATTGAGTAACTATCTGGAGGCAGTACAGTTTGTGGATGATTACTTCCGGCTGCCCTATGGTGATTTTATTGAAAAATACTTTAGAGATCAAAAGGGAAAGCTCAAGCGGCCTATTACTGAAGAAAAGTATACCCAGATTTATGATCAACTTGATTTAGAGCAATCAGAGGTGGTCAGAGACAAGGAAAGTGATCATATATTGGTAGGTGCCGGACCTGGTAGTGGTAAAACCCGGGTACTGGTGCATAAAGTTGCTGCTCTTGTGATGATGGAGGATATCAAACCAGAGCAGTTCCTGATGCTTACCTTTTCACGTCCCGCCGCTATGGAGTTCAAGGAGAGACTGCATAAACTAATCGGAAAGACTGCCTATCATATTGATATCTATACCTATCATGGGCTGGCTTTTCGCCTGCTGGGTAGATTAGGTGACTTAAAAAAGTCAAAGGAAATAATCAAACAGGCCACTGAAGCTTTGCAGCATAGAGATGTAAACTTAATCTCTCCAGATCTGGTAATGAGAAAAAGTGTTATTGTGGTAGATGAGTACCAGGATATCAGTCAGCAGGAATATGATTTTCTTCAAACTCTCATTGAACTGGCCGGGGAGGTAAGGGTAATCGTTGTAGGAGATGATGACCAGAACATTTATGAGTTCAGAGGTTCTTCTGTTGAATACATGCGTAGCTTTATCAAAGACCGTAAGGCCAAGGACTACTTTCTGGGTAAGAACTATCGTGCTGCCCATAACCTGGTAGATTTCTCCAATCAATTCCTTGAACTTTTCAGCGCTGAGAGGCTCAAGGCAGGCAAACTATTGATGGCTAAAAGGGAAGAATTGGGTCAGATACAAATCAAAATGTATCAGGCAACTTCTGACCTGGTCATTCCGTTGGCTGAGGACCTGGCAGAGAAAAAGCTTAACGGTAAGATCGCAGTACTTACCCGTACTAATCATGAGGCAGTATTGATAGAAAACCAACTACGTCGCATGGACATACCAGTACAGCTTATGGGCAACCAGGAGGGGTTCTCCCTAAGGCAAATACTGGAGTTAAGAAGTTTTAGTGAATACCTCCGGCAAAGACATCATCTGGAACAGGGATATATCAGCGAGCAACTATGGCAGGAATGTCGTCAACTGCTTAAGGGCAGCTATGTCTCATCCACTAATCTTGAGTTAGTGCTTACCATCATAGATAATTTTGGTAGAGAAGTGGGAAAACGCAAATTCTGGTCAGACTGGCTAGCCTATCTGCAAGAAATTAAGATTGAGGATTTTGTTGCCCCTGATCAGGAGAGAGTGCTGGTATCCACCATGCACAAAGCCAAGGGTAAAGAATTTGATCATGTTTTTCTACTGCTCAATGACTATGTGCTCTCTGATGAAGCCAGTAAACGTGTGATTTATGTAGCCATTACCAGAGCAAAAGCATCTCTTTTTGTTCATACCAAGCAGGATATCTTTAGTCACATATCCACTTCACAGCTAGAAAGGATTCAAGTGAATCAAATTTATTCCGCATCTAAAGAACTGTACTTAGAAACAGCTATGGATGATGTATGGTTAGGTTACTTTAAAAATTCATATATTACTGACCGGATCAAAGCACTGCAAGCGGGAACAAGCCTTCAGATTCCTGAAGATCCACTTTCCGGATTAGCCAACTGCCAGGGAAAACAAGTGGTCAAATTCTCTCAAAAATTTATAGCCAGGTTAGAAAACTATTTGGCCAAAGGTTACAAGTTAGTACAGGCCGAAGTAGTGTACATCATTGTCTGGTATTGTGAAGAAGACGGTAAGGAATATAGGGTCCTTTTGCCGAGATTGAGTCTGAGCAAGGTGGTGAGTGAGAGGGTTTCTGCTATTTAG
- a CDS encoding RNA polymerase sigma factor yields the protein MQSSSKGDQDDALHVKRLKEGDSSSFEYLFHQYEAKLYHVSLHLTRSPSDAQEIVQEVFVKVWETRHRLNPELSFSAYLIQIAKNHIYNKTAKRLREHAFKAYHLNTSPTFSDVTQEEVNLWSTEKVITQFIEHLPFMQKRVLTLSRFHGLSNQEIANRLQLSCSTVENHIHLALKNLKKHLIKQHLYFALWLLNMLT from the coding sequence ATGCAGTCAAGTTCTAAAGGGGATCAGGATGATGCTCTGCATGTGAAAAGACTTAAAGAAGGGGACTCTTCAAGCTTTGAGTACTTGTTTCATCAGTACGAGGCTAAGCTCTATCATGTAAGCCTGCACCTCACCCGCTCACCATCCGATGCGCAGGAAATTGTACAGGAAGTATTCGTCAAAGTCTGGGAAACACGGCATCGTCTAAATCCTGAATTATCTTTTTCTGCTTACCTGATCCAGATAGCCAAAAACCATATTTATAACAAAACCGCCAAACGGCTAAGAGAGCACGCTTTTAAAGCTTATCATTTGAACACAAGTCCTACTTTTAGTGATGTTACCCAGGAAGAGGTAAACCTCTGGTCAACAGAGAAGGTCATTACCCAATTTATTGAGCACCTGCCTTTTATGCAGAAAAGAGTGCTCACCCTGAGTAGATTTCATGGCTTAAGTAATCAAGAAATTGCCAACCGGCTTCAGTTGTCCTGTAGTACTGTTGAAAACCACATACACCTTGCCTTGAAAAACCTAAAAAAACATCTGATTAAGCAGCACCTTTACTTTGCTTTATGGTTGCTGAATATGCTCACCTGA
- a CDS encoding FecR family protein — protein MIDKDLIDKFYKGECTEAEVRRVLGWFDRQHEGEKQIEYLWNSYSAEENPPRNDTDKILTTIHQRTGVEERYPQQYHLFLTQWLRVAGILVFAFILPLLIIKNESAPNAYAEVKQYVTKENPSGSKSTIYLPDGSVVKLNAESSITYLEGFTDSIRQVLLVGEAFFEVAENKKKPFIVSAAGVDTRALGTSFNVKAYEEDEHVQVVLASGKVKISMPLEKNSEEVLLVPGEGVWVEKNTRAMLKQQADLHAALAWKDDLLLFHQASADQIFTTLERWYGVEITFPEKFSRNSWRFSGEFQNENLENVLESISYVKNFKYQINQKSIMITL, from the coding sequence ATGATAGACAAAGACCTCATAGATAAATTTTATAAAGGCGAATGTACCGAAGCTGAAGTAAGGAGAGTGCTTGGCTGGTTTGACAGGCAGCATGAAGGCGAGAAACAGATTGAATATTTATGGAACAGCTATAGTGCTGAAGAGAACCCTCCGCGGAATGATACTGATAAGATACTGACTACTATTCATCAGCGGACAGGCGTAGAGGAGCGTTATCCACAGCAGTATCACCTATTCCTGACGCAATGGCTAAGAGTTGCAGGTATTCTTGTATTTGCTTTTATATTACCTTTATTGATCATAAAAAATGAATCAGCTCCGAATGCTTACGCAGAGGTAAAACAATATGTCACCAAAGAAAACCCCTCCGGAAGTAAATCTACCATCTACCTGCCTGATGGCTCTGTGGTGAAGCTTAATGCCGAAAGCAGTATCACTTATCTTGAGGGTTTTACTGATTCTATCAGGCAAGTATTATTGGTGGGTGAAGCTTTTTTTGAGGTAGCCGAAAATAAAAAAAAACCCTTTATTGTATCAGCGGCAGGTGTGGATACTCGGGCTTTAGGTACCTCTTTTAATGTGAAGGCTTATGAAGAAGATGAGCATGTGCAGGTGGTACTGGCAAGTGGCAAAGTAAAGATTAGCATGCCGCTAGAGAAAAATAGCGAAGAAGTATTATTAGTGCCTGGCGAAGGAGTGTGGGTAGAGAAAAACACTCGTGCTATGCTTAAGCAGCAGGCAGACCTACATGCAGCTCTGGCATGGAAAGATGATCTTCTGCTGTTCCATCAGGCCTCGGCAGATCAGATATTTACCACTCTGGAAAGGTGGTATGGCGTAGAAATTACTTTTCCTGAGAAGTTCTCCAGAAATTCCTGGCGCTTTTCCGGTGAGTTCCAGAATGAAAATCTGGAAAATGTGCTGGAAAGCATTAGTTATGTGAAAAATTTCAAGTATCAGATCAATCAAAAATCAATCATGATAACACTCTAA
- a CDS encoding TonB-dependent receptor: MKITLLKLFIMGSKFLTYGVVIQMFCFQLLLADHGTAQTIRNAKEVMISVDYQEATLSQVFSAIESQTDFKFVYDQQDIPLEKQVSLTLTNQSVAEVLIEISRISKLAFKQVNNTINVRKLKNKEKEKPIEVLIEKNLSGRVTDGDNGEPLPGVNVLAKGTSTGTVTDIDGNYKLTVSDDVNTLVFSSIGYLAEEITINEQSVINVVLMPDIQSLSEVVVIGYGTVEKSDLTGAVSSLKSEDLNPGANASVDQMMQGRAAGVQIQQSSSEPGGGLSIRVRGASSINASNEPLYVIDGFPIDNSPNLSSSDGGASQVAQNQSPRNPLNSLNPNDIESIEILKDASATAIYGSRGANGVILVTTKKGKKDRLTLSYNAYAGIQNVAKEMDILSTEQYINVINDLSVAQGANPVFSESDIAQIGAGTNWQEQIYRSAPITDQNISLSGGSESTTIFASLNYFSQDGVVKNSGMERYIARVNLESKLGEKVNIGLNLNTSLVSDNNAIDGLNTNENAGPIYASLLYDPTEPIYNADGTFARSTNLTVNNPVSLISGISSENKTNRTIGNFFVSYDIIEGLNAKLNVGADRQNSRRDIYNSQQTIRGVAAGGIANISELERSNYLVEYTMNYNKTINENHVLTILGGVTYQTFISRLFTANISGFPTDDLGTDNLGLGDTNTDNLSSNHEENTLLSYLGRVNYNLYDKFLFTASIRADGSSRFGENNKYGYFPSLAVGWKLSEENFIPETFEQLKLRASWGQTGNQEIGNYGSQLTFSTGPDVVFNNTIQNSAEPQRIANPDLKWETTEQLNVGIDASILDGRISGTLDYFSKNTKDLLFNLPLPRSSGYQSILTNVGEVENKGFEFLISSINISSTDFRWSTTANFAAIKNKVLDLGRVDEIVTGNIQAVGNTAIIKKGEALASYYGYEVTGIFQEGDDIDNSAQPSAQPGFPIFADLNDDGAITPADQTILGDPFPDFTFGFQNSISYKNWQLDLFFQGQQGSELLNINVIESLYPANFRRNRLSEQMLNRWTPQNTDTQWPSGTDPNSYGGSKVNSLVLQDASYIRLKNVQLSYNVPVENISFLSSLRVYATGQNLITWTDYIGFDPEANSFGRSNVRVDYSSYPLARTFLIGLNARF, encoded by the coding sequence ATGAAAATTACGCTACTAAAACTATTCATCATGGGTTCAAAATTCCTGACTTATGGCGTGGTGATCCAGATGTTCTGCTTTCAACTGCTTCTGGCAGATCATGGAACGGCACAGACTATCAGGAACGCCAAAGAAGTTATGATCTCTGTGGACTATCAGGAAGCCACACTCAGCCAAGTATTCTCAGCAATAGAATCACAAACAGATTTTAAATTTGTTTACGATCAGCAGGATATTCCATTAGAAAAGCAAGTCAGCCTTACACTTACTAATCAATCTGTAGCTGAAGTGCTTATTGAGATTTCAAGAATCAGTAAGCTGGCTTTTAAACAGGTCAACAATACCATTAATGTTAGAAAATTAAAAAATAAAGAGAAGGAAAAACCCATTGAAGTACTCATTGAAAAAAACTTGAGTGGTAGAGTCACAGATGGAGATAATGGAGAACCTCTTCCCGGAGTAAATGTACTTGCCAAAGGGACTTCTACCGGAACGGTAACCGATATTGATGGAAATTATAAGCTAACTGTTAGCGACGATGTAAATACACTGGTATTTTCTTCCATTGGGTATCTTGCCGAAGAAATAACGATCAATGAGCAAAGTGTGATCAATGTAGTATTGATGCCGGATATTCAGTCGCTTTCCGAGGTGGTGGTCATTGGATACGGCACCGTGGAAAAAAGTGATTTAACGGGTGCAGTATCTTCGCTCAAGTCAGAAGATCTTAACCCTGGTGCCAATGCCTCAGTAGACCAGATGATGCAGGGTAGGGCAGCGGGTGTTCAAATCCAGCAAAGTAGTTCTGAGCCAGGTGGTGGTTTATCCATAAGAGTGAGAGGAGCCAGTTCCATTAATGCCAGCAATGAGCCGCTCTATGTTATTGATGGTTTTCCTATTGATAACAGCCCCAATCTCTCTTCTTCCGATGGAGGTGCCTCCCAGGTCGCGCAAAACCAGAGTCCTCGTAACCCTCTGAACTCCTTGAACCCCAACGATATTGAATCTATTGAAATACTAAAAGATGCCTCGGCCACCGCTATTTATGGTTCGCGGGGAGCCAATGGTGTGATTCTGGTCACCACCAAAAAAGGAAAAAAAGACCGGCTTACACTTAGCTACAATGCCTATGCTGGTATACAAAATGTGGCTAAGGAAATGGACATACTTTCCACCGAGCAATACATTAATGTCATCAATGATTTATCGGTGGCCCAGGGAGCAAATCCCGTTTTTTCTGAAAGTGACATTGCTCAGATAGGAGCAGGAACTAACTGGCAGGAACAGATTTACCGCTCAGCTCCGATTACCGATCAAAATATATCATTGAGTGGGGGAAGTGAGAGCACTACTATATTTGCTTCGCTTAATTACTTCAGCCAGGATGGAGTTGTGAAAAACTCCGGTATGGAGAGATATATCGCCAGAGTAAATCTTGAATCTAAGCTTGGGGAAAAAGTCAATATAGGATTAAACCTGAATACAAGTCTGGTGAGTGACAACAATGCCATTGATGGTCTGAATACCAACGAAAATGCCGGTCCTATTTATGCTTCCTTGTTGTATGATCCTACCGAACCCATCTACAATGCAGACGGCACCTTCGCCCGCTCAACGAACCTGACAGTAAACAATCCGGTAAGCTTGATTAGTGGTATAAGCAGCGAAAATAAAACCAACCGAACGATTGGCAATTTTTTCGTTTCCTACGATATCATTGAAGGTTTAAACGCCAAACTAAATGTTGGTGCCGATCGGCAGAATTCACGAAGAGATATTTATAACTCCCAGCAGACGATCCGGGGAGTAGCGGCAGGAGGAATTGCCAACATCAGTGAACTGGAGCGCTCAAATTACCTGGTAGAGTATACTATGAACTATAACAAAACTATTAACGAAAACCATGTATTGACCATTTTGGGTGGAGTAACTTATCAGACTTTTATTAGCCGACTATTCACTGCCAACATCAGTGGCTTTCCTACCGATGACCTGGGAACCGACAACCTGGGCTTAGGCGATACCAATACGGATAACCTCTCCAGTAATCATGAAGAAAATACCTTGTTGTCCTATCTGGGAAGGGTTAATTATAACCTCTATGATAAATTTCTGTTCACCGCCTCAATACGTGCCGATGGTTCTTCCCGTTTTGGAGAGAATAATAAATACGGGTATTTCCCTTCCTTAGCTGTGGGTTGGAAATTGTCTGAAGAAAATTTTATTCCTGAAACATTTGAACAACTCAAACTAAGAGCAAGCTGGGGACAAACCGGTAACCAAGAGATTGGAAACTATGGATCACAATTGACTTTTAGTACTGGTCCTGATGTGGTTTTTAATAATACCATACAGAATAGTGCAGAACCCCAACGAATTGCCAATCCGGATTTGAAATGGGAAACTACCGAACAACTTAATGTGGGTATAGATGCCAGTATTCTGGATGGCCGGATCAGTGGTACCTTGGATTACTTCTCCAAAAACACCAAAGACCTACTCTTTAACTTGCCACTACCGCGCTCATCCGGCTATCAGTCTATTCTGACCAATGTAGGTGAAGTGGAGAATAAGGGATTTGAGTTCTTGATTAGCTCTATCAATATTTCCTCTACGGACTTCCGCTGGAGTACCACTGCTAATTTTGCTGCCATCAAAAACAAGGTCCTGGACCTGGGACGTGTAGACGAAATAGTTACCGGTAATATCCAGGCAGTGGGCAATACCGCGATCATCAAAAAGGGAGAAGCTTTAGCTTCCTATTACGGATACGAAGTCACCGGAATTTTTCAGGAAGGTGATGATATTGATAATTCAGCCCAACCCTCTGCGCAACCCGGCTTTCCGATCTTTGCTGATTTGAATGATGATGGTGCTATTACCCCAGCTGATCAGACGATTCTGGGCGATCCTTTTCCGGATTTTACCTTTGGGTTCCAAAATTCTATTAGCTACAAAAACTGGCAACTGGATTTGTTTTTCCAGGGACAGCAGGGGTCAGAATTACTGAATATCAATGTAATTGAGAGTCTGTATCCGGCTAATTTCAGGAGAAACCGTTTGTCAGAGCAAATGCTGAACCGATGGACCCCTCAAAATACGGATACCCAATGGCCCTCCGGAACTGATCCTAATTCTTACGGTGGAAGTAAAGTGAATTCTTTAGTACTTCAGGATGCTTCCTATATCCGCTTGAAGAATGTTCAGCTAAGCTACAATGTGCCGGTTGAAAATATAAGTTTCCTGAGTTCACTGAGGGTGTACGCCACAGGTCAGAATTTAATCACCTGGACTGACTATATCGGCTTTGATCCGGAAGCCAATTCCTTCGGTAGGAGTAATGTACGGGTAGACTACAGCAGCTATCCACTGGCCCGCACTTTTCTTATCGGATTAAACGCCCGCTTCTGA